GCCTTCACCGGGCCGCTGCCGGGCCAGAAGCCGCAGCTGCTGCATTCGCGCGAGTACGCCTCCCGCGTCACCCAGTCCGCCAGGTTCGGGATCCCGCCCGGGTGCGGGGGCGCCCGGCGGCCCGAGAAGCGGGTGACCGCCAGGTCGAAGCTGCCCCAGAAGAAGTGCACGGGACTGCACTTCCCCACGAAGCGGGAGCGGAACTCCGTCATCACCCGGTCCGCCGCGACGAGCACCCGCCAGAACCGCTGCGCGTGCTCGGGGTCGTAGGTGGCGTGCTCCCGGTCTTCGTCGAAGGGGATCGGATCCTCGATCTCCACGGGGCCGGTCCAGATCTCCACCTCCACCCCCAGCGCGCCGAGCGCGTCCATGACCTCGCGGTAGAACGCGGCCACGGGGCGGGAGCGCAGCGCGATCCGGCGCTCCTGCCCGTCGCTGGTCTGCAGGTGGAGTTGGTGGTCCAGGAAGTCGAGGTCGATCTGAAAGGTGCGCCCGCCGTCCGGGATCGGGGAGGTGGTCAGCCCCCGCACGGTGACGTAGAGGGGTACCTGCCACCAGTGGTTGACCATCGGCGCGCGGGCGAGGCGGACCTTGCCGACGACCTGGGTCCACATGTGGAGGGTGGCGTACGTCTCCGACCACGCCTCCAGCGGCAGGGCGGGCCAGCTCTCCCCTGCCGGCACCGGGGTCCCGCTCGAGTCCGCCATCGCTCACCTCCTGGGCTCCGGACGTGCGCTCCGCCTTGCGCCGAGGCTGGGGGCGAGCCGGCGCAAATGCCACGCCGGGAGCCTCCGCGAGCAGGGGAGACGGAGGACCGGCCCGCCTTCAGTGCACGGTCACCGATCCCCGTCGTCTCCCCCGTCGTCCGCCCGACCGGCCGGGCTGTGGGGCGAGACCACGTTGGCCGCGACGGAGGCCAGCACCCCCAGGATGATGTAGCCCGTCAGCGCCTGCATTCCCGCCAGCGCCCGCCCGACTCCCTGCGGATAGAAATCGCCGTAGCCCAGCGTGGTGAAGGTCACGACGGAGTAGTACACGCTGGTCCAGAACTCGTGGACGACGGGTGAGTCGGGTCGCGTGCTGTC
Above is a genomic segment from Longimicrobiaceae bacterium containing:
- a CDS encoding DUF5996 family protein, which gives rise to MADSSGTPVPAGESWPALPLEAWSETYATLHMWTQVVGKVRLARAPMVNHWWQVPLYVTVRGLTTSPIPDGGRTFQIDLDFLDHQLHLQTSDGQERRIALRSRPVAAFYREVMDALGALGVEVEIWTGPVEIEDPIPFDEDREHATYDPEHAQRFWRVLVAADRVMTEFRSRFVGKCSPVHFFWGSFDLAVTRFSGRRAPPHPGGIPNLADWVTREAYSRECSSCGFWPGSGPVKAPAFYAYAYPAPEGFAKHPVRPPQAFYSEEMQEFILLYEDVRQADDPERMLLDFFQSTYDATAELGRWDREELEEDYPAPGSHPGAGRAAAFPEHEADDPASGTA